The following are encoded together in the Macadamia integrifolia cultivar HAES 741 chromosome 10, SCU_Mint_v3, whole genome shotgun sequence genome:
- the LOC122091654 gene encoding uncharacterized protein LOC122091654, translated as MASCSNPYHESAKWAKNEVDTFVMLMLDEVKKGNKTTTTFNKAGWNRIKNQLEAKIGRSFTMLQLRNKMNKLRADYLSFKKLLETSGFGWNVATRMCTVENDGVWDRHIKANPSWSKFRRNGLPQWPELLMIFGDSSTHGDIVIGNAEDAPNTAEEIDQDVDQSLPNTPFDGGLGDYDGGEAEDNPPFVNRRLDKMPSTIKKRNMTSDFEMACKTMADTSRAKTERHNSTSSTSPSPSPSPRPVSTDYSITQCMTVLSNMPKVGKDLYMKAVKRMMDDPHWREAFIACPLDKKMWLIEMLE; from the exons ATGGCTAGCTGTTCAAACCCCTATCACGAGTCTGCAAAATGGGCAAAGAATGAAGTAGACACTTTTGTAATGTTGATGCTGGATGAGGTCAAGAAAGGCAACAAGACAACCACTACCTTCAATAAGGCAGGATGGAACCGAATTAAAAACCAGTTGGAGGCCAAAATTGGTCGCAGTTTTACAATGTTACAGCTTCGTAACAAAATGAACAAACTGAGGGCTGATTATCTCAGTTTCAAAAAACTGTTGGAGACATCGGGCTTTGGTTGGAATGTTGCAACTAGGATGTGCACTGTTGAAAATGATGGTGTTTGGGATAGGCACATTAAG GCAAACCCAAGCTGGTCAAAATTTAGAAGAAATGGATTGCCCCAGTGGCCAGAACTACTCATGATATTTGGTGATTCGTCTACGCATGGAGATATTGTAATTGGAAATGCTGAGGATGCTCCCAACACTGCTGAAGAGATTGATCAAGATGTTGATCAATCTCTTCCAAATACTCCTTTTGATGGAGGTTTGGGTGATTATGATGGTGGGGAGGCAGAAGACAATCCCCCATTTGTTAACCGAAGGCTTGACAAAATGCCAAGTACCATTAAGAAGAGGAACATGACCTCAGATTTTGAAATGGCCTGCAAGACCATGGCCGATACGTCTCGAGCCAAGACGGAGAGGCACAATAGTACCTCTTCtacatctccatctccatctccatctcctcGACCTGTGAGTACAGATTACAGCATTACTCAGTGCATGACAGTGCTGAGCAACATGCCTAAGGTCGGGAAGGATTTGTATATGAAGGCAGTCAAGCGAATGATGGATGACCCACATTGGAGAGAGGCGTTCATTGCTTGCCCCCTTGACAAGAAAATGTGGCTTATAGAGATGCTAGAGTGA